A stretch of DNA from Chitinivibrionales bacterium:
CCCCAGAAGGGCATGGTTTTCCGATGCGCGATCAACGAATGTTTTATATCGGGCAAACTGTTTAAATCGCCCGATATCATGGAGACAGGCAATGATCTCGGCAAGATCAGAATTCTTTTTATCTAATCCGAGGTCATCGGCCAGCGTAAGAATTACTTTTGCCACCCTTTTGGTATGTTCTTCTTTGAGACGGACCGCTGCATTCATCTCCTCATCCCGAGAATAAAAGGTATGAATATATTTCGTAATCCGGGATTTTATTCGTGGAGCATGAGCAATACATTCCTTTTCCATACAATTACCCAAGTTTTTCCGAACCGCTGTATACTTCCTCGGCATCCAAAACAACTGCTGCAGTTCCCGGATATTTGGAATCCAGCCATTCTTTCATTGTATCGAAATGCCGGCCATTGCTATGGCGGGAGACCGGTCCTTTAATTTGATACGATTTCCGTTCGTTGGTTATAAACAGCAGTGAGGCCTTTGTTCCATTTATAATATTATTTCATGTCTTATTAAAATAATTATCAGCATTTTATTTGTTCAGGATCGACAGAACAGTGTTCCATACCCTTTTGATATCTTCGGCAACAGGGAGGTTGGTATATTCCACCACCGCGGCTTCAGCGATTTGGGCCTTGGTCACCATGGCATCGTATCTGATCGTCCCTGCGGCTGATAAACCTCGCTTCGTTGCGTCGGCAAGAATCCTTTCGGCGATCAACGGGTTGAGATCGAATTTATTGACACATACTACAGTCGGAATATTAAAATGGCGTGCAAGATCGGCAACCCGCTTAAGATCGTGTTCGCCCGACAAGGTCGGCTCGGTAACGATACAGATCAGGTCGGCGCCGGTAATCGACGCGATAACCGGACATCCTATACCCGGGGAGCCGTCGATAATAATCAGATCCCGCTTTTCATTTCGGGCAATTGATTTTGCCTTATTCCTTACCAGCGTAACGAGCTTTCCGGAGTTCTCTTCAGCAATACCCATCTTCGCATGAACCATGGGACCATACCGGGTGCTCGACAAAAACCAGTGGCCATTGACCACATCGGTGAAATCGATCGCCTTTTGGGGGCAGAACCAGGCGCAGACGCCGCACCCTTCACAGGCGACCGGATTTATTTCATACCGCCGCTTGTTCTGATTTGCCGCCGTGCTTTCCCGCACTGCATCATACCGGCATAATTTTATGCACGTACCACAGCCGGTGCATTTTTCCGGGACAATTGCGGCCCGCTTTCCGCCAATGAATTCATTCGTTTCATGAACCGATGGCGTGAGAATGCAGTGAAGGTCTGCGGCGTCGACGTCACAATCGGCCAGAACAGCGTTTTTTGCACAAGCGGCAAAGGAGGCCACGATGCTGGTTTTGCCTGTACCGCCTTTTCCGCTTATTATTACCAGTTCTTTCATATTTTGTCAAACTCCTGTTGTGCGCATATTTAAACAAATCGCTTTCCACAGCGATTCGAATGTCTTTTTCATCTCCGGCAATACAAGGCACGCCATTGTTCCCATTGAGTATGCTTCCGCTATCCTGCGGTCATCGGGTATTTCACCGATGATTTTTGCCCCCTGTTGGCGGCAATACTCCCGAGCCCGTATGTTATCCTCCTCATGACGGTTGACAACCACGCCGAATGGACGGTTCAGTTCCTTTACCATATCGACAGCAAGGCCAAGGTCGTTCAGCCCGAAGGGGGTTGGTTCGGTAACAAGGACGATATAATCGGCATCCTGGACCGCGGTTATTACCGGACAGGAGGTGCCGGGGGGGGCGTCAATAAGCGTAATACCGTTATCATCCGAATATTTTTTAACTTCCCTGATAAGCGGTGGACTCATGACAACGCCGACATCGAGTTTGCCGTGAAAAAAAGAAATACCCTTTGCATTGCCCGATTCAACCACACCGATACGGTTTCCCTTTTCGGTAATTGCTTTTTGCGGGCATACCCGTGCGCAGCCGCCGCATCCATGACAGAGTTCGGGGAAAACCATGGTTTTTTTTGCCAGACAGATAATCGCATTGTACTGGCATAGTTGTGCGCATAAACCGCATCCGGTGCACTTTGACTCGTCAATTTCGGGGACAGGAGTAGAAATCTGCCGTTCGAAATCAAAGTTTGGCTTTAAAAAGATATGACCATTCGGTTCTTCAACATCACAATCGATATAGGTTACCGGATTTTTGTTTTGTGAAAGGACCAGGGCGAGATTCGTGGCTACTGTGGTTTTACCGGTTCCGCCTTTTCCGCTTGCTATTGCTACTTTCATGATTTATTCTCGCTTACTACGGTATAATCGGCTTCAACGGCCGCTTTGTTACGGGCATTTTTGCGGTGGAAAAGCTTTTTCCTGAAAGTTTGAACTAATCCATTGGGATTCATAGCATCCCGTATAAGCGCACCGGCAACAGGTATAAGAGTACTGACAATCCCGGCCCGTCGCATGCTGAAACTACCGCGGGGAAAGAAAAATCTTTTGCACCATCCCCGTCTTCTTCCGGTCCCGGGTCCTGATCCGAGTGGTCCGGTTCCGTCTCTCTGCGGCATAGGGTACCTCCTGTAAATGTATGTGCGAAATTAAATCGTAATTGATTCGCCGACACGGAATGAAACATAATTGTCACCCCAGGCATCTTTGAATAACCGTTGGGCCTCATTCCCCGAACAATGGGTGGGACCAACTTTGCAGACACCGAGATCGTGTAACTCATTAATTATGCCGGTAATTTCATGTGTCTCTTTCTGCATACAATGAAATCCTCCGGCTGCAAGAGCAATTTCTTTTTGCTGAAATGAATCGGCGATGGTCCGTATCATGGTTGTGATTCCCGGATGGGCACAGCCGGTGACCACCGAAATACCGTCGTTGCCTTGAATTACCAATGCCTGCTCGGAAATCGGAGCATTTTTATAGGTCCCGATTATTTCGCCGGAGACAAAGATGTTTTCGGCTATGTGAGTGGAACCGGCCGGTTCTATGAGGTTTGTTCCGTATTTTCTCACGTTTTGTCTGAACCGGTCGCTAAATCCGGAACATCCGTAAACTGTACATGAGGGTTTCTTTTCCAGAAAACTCCCTAATCCGCCGGTATGGTCCCAGTGATCGTGTGATATGACCACAGAATCAATCGCATCGATATCAACATTCATCGCCTGCATATTGTGAAGAAGCCATTCGCCGTTTTCGCTGGCGTCGAATAAAACCGTTTCATTTATAAGAAAAGAAATCCCCCATCCGGTGCGATAATCGCTTTCCTGTGTGTCTTTATCAAAAAGGACTTTCATATTCATTCGATTTTTACCTTTATGTAATCAGAAGAAGCGAGTGGGCAGCCACCCGCTTTCTTCTGTGCCAACAACGAAAGGACTTTCTATTTTGTATCCGCCTCGAGTTCTGAAATACGTTTTTGTATGTCGGAGAGCGCATTCTGGAAATGCTCAGATTGCCCTTTAAGCATTTCCATTTCCTGCTCTTTTGTTGGCGTAGAGGGTTGAGCATAGGGTTGTGCTACAGGGTATCCCATGGGTGCTCGTTCCCGGCCGGTTAAGCCGGTTGCATAATACCGGTTACGTCGACCCCGACCGCCTCGACCAAAGCCGGCGCCGCGGCCGAAACCAAACCCGTATCCCCGGCCGCCGACCGGATTTGCATATCCCGGCGCCGAATATCCTGCGCAATATCCTGCTGCTCGTCCTGTCATCGGTCCCGTTCCTCCAGGACCGGTTCCATCTCCACCCGGCATAGTAGCCTCCTTTGTAAAATGGTTATATTAGCGTAACGTTTATTCTCGTGTCATCGGAATACCGCAGGTGGGGCAAACCTTTTGACTGCAGGGTTGTCCCCGCTGATGAGCTTCTTTGCGGCCGCACTGTGGACAGACGCACGTGCCGTCCGGTCCGGCTGCAAAGGGGCCTCGCATTCGTCCCCGGCCTTTACCTCGGGGACCGGTCGCATTTCCACCCGGCATACTGTACCTCCTTTGTTGATTCTCATTCTAAAGTGCATAAAGACGGTTCATTGCCTGAGCAGAGGATCTCTTCCGCCCCATCCTCGTCCTCTCCGCATTCTGCCGCAACGCCCAAGCCCCCATCCGCACCGGCCTTTCAGGCCCGATCCCGGAAGAAGGAACCGGGGCGTGTCCTGCAATTTTCCATTCAGCCAGGCATCCATCACCTGGTCGGTATCACCGGTTATGCCGGCAACAAGGGTTATTCCAGCATGCCAGATCATCGCTGCAAGAGGATTTGAAACAGCACCGCATATCAGTGTTTCGATTTGCATATCACGCATCGACCCCACTCGAATGGATGCCAGGGTGCAGGGAAGAGAAACAATTTCCTTGTGAATATTTGCACCATCGCAAACATCCGCCACCAAAAGCTTATCGGAAAAATCAAACACCGTTGCTATGCGTGACTCTTCAATTGAACATGCAATTTTCATTCGATTTCCTTCACTGATCCGGAATCTGTTCTGAATCGCAATGATTCCGATGATAAGATATGCAAATACCGTGCACAAAGGGATTTTTGCAAAATGCGCAAGGAAACAGAGGGGCTGGGGCTAAAGTGCGTTGCAATTTCACCACACCTGCACCATCATGATGGTGCAAAAATGCGCCCGGGTCCGCCCGGGCGGTGAGCACATCGGTGGGCTCCCTTGTCCTTATGCAGAAATCGGATGCCGGAAGGAAGGCGGCGTAACCATTACCGGCGGTCCAACTCAGCGCTTACCCTTCGCCTTTTTTTTTGGGTTTGACCTTTCTTTACTGATGATGATTCTGTAAATTGAATCAACATCGCCGGCATTGAGCAGTTTATCTCTGATCGTACGACGTTTCAGAAGTGAGCTGAGGTAGGCGAGCAGTCGTAAATATTGAGAATGCTGCTCTTTCCCTCCTGCAACCATAACAATAATCCGAATCGACTTGTCATCCAGTGATTCATAATCGGTGATATCATGGGTGCTGATCCCCACTGCGGCAACGAGGTTTGATACCGACTGCAACCGGACATGGGGGACAGCTACGCCCAGGCCGATCGCCGTACTCATCAGGTGTTCCCGGTGAAATATCTCCTGGGCAAGCTCATCTTTACCCGCGATCTCCTCCGCTGTCGATAAAACATCGATAAGCTCATTCAACGCATCAGCCTTGGTAATCGAATCGATAAAAAGTATGCGACTGGGCGAAAAGATTTTTTCGGTCTTAATTGAAGGCGGAATAACCGGTTTCCAGTTATGCACCAGTCGTTCATCCACCCATCGTTCGATTTCACTCCGTTTATACCGCCAGGAGGTACCGATTTTTCCGGAGGGTATTTTTCTGTTGAGTGTCCATTCATGCACGGTCCGCACCGATACTTTCAGGTACTCGGCGACCTCTTTCATGGTCATGATTTCATCACGGGGTGATGGGGCCATACAAAACCACACCTTTCAATAAATGCCCTCTATCAAAACATTATATATACGACAAAAATAAACATTTATGCATGCCAATGCAAAACCAAGTAATGGTTTGCACATATTTGCATGAATTTGCATAATATTTGTTGCATTTGCATAAATGCAATATTATTTTCATGGTGAAAATATCAGTCAGACCAGTTCAATGCCAGGCAAATAAGGAGCCTTTTATGGGACTCGAAAATGCGATAGGGGAAGAATGCATTGTTGTTCATCCTTCGGGCGGCGATAAGGAGCGTGCTCTCCGCCAGGTGGTCGAAGCCGCAAAACATTCTGAAGTGCTTCGTGACATCAATAATGAAGATATATATCAGCGGCTTCAAAGGCGCGAGGAACTTGGATCGACAGGGTTTGGGAATGGTATTGCAATACCTCACTGCACCTTTGAGTCTATCGATGAATTCGTGGTTGGTATAATCATAAGTTCCGAGGGCTTTGATTTTGCTTCGGTCGATGGGAAGCCGGTCCATATCCTTGTTTTTATCATCGGCCCGCGCTCCCGGCGAAACGAGCATATTCACCTTCTTTCAGGCATTTCACGGGCGCTTAATTCGGAGCATGCTGTTGAGGAACTGTTGCAATTGACCGATCCCGCCAAAATACGCAAAACGTTTATTCAACATTCGGAGCCCGAGACCGGAGGAATCAGAAAAATCGAATGGTCGATGGTTCAGGTTTTTGTTCAGGATGAAGGAAAATTCGAAGATATTCTTCAGGTCTTTTCCGAAATTGCAGAGTGCTCTATTTCTGTAGTCGAAGCCCGGGATGCCGGACAGTATCTGAATAATGTGCCGCTCTTTGCAGCCTTTCTTGATGATAAAGATCAGGGATATCACAGAATTATTAATGCGATTGTGCTGCGGTCGATGGTCAACGATACACTCCGTCGTCTTTCCGATCTGATTGGTGATTTACAAAAGTCGCCGGGGATTATGATTGCAGTTCAGGATCTGGTTTATTGCATTGGTTCACTTAATTTCTGAGGCGCCTGGATTCCCATGCATACATCATTAGAAATATACGGAATTTTAGCAGCAGGCGTCATTGTCATCACCGGCTTTTTCGCCGGCAAGGGGATTCAGCGGCTCAAGCTCCCGTCTATTATCGGATTTATGCTGGTCGGGGTCATTCTCGGCCCTTCGTTTCTGAATCTTGCCGATGAAAGTCTCCAGCGTTCCTTTTCCTTTATTACCGAGATCGCCCTTGCCTTTGTAGCAGTGAGTATCGGGTTGGAGCTGAGTGTTGGTGCCCTCAAGAAGCAGGGAATCGGGATTGTGGCAATTATCCTGGCAGAGTCTTTCGGTGCCTTTGTGCTGGTGACGGCAGTACTCTATGGGATTACCCGTGACTGGGCTGTTGCCTTATTGTTTGGCGCCATTGCTCCGGCCAGTGCACCGGCCGGTACCGTTGCGGTAATCAAGGAGTGCCGGGCCCGGGGGAGCTTGACCAAGGCGCTCTATGCGGTGGTCGGGTTCGATGACGGCCTGGGGATCGTCATCTTCGGTTTTGCCGCCGCGGTTGCCCGCATGATCCTGGAGCACGCAAACGGCACTGCCAATGGAATATCACCGTCCGCCTTTGCGCAGCCCCTGATCGAAATAATCCTGAGTATCGTGATCGGAGCAATCATGGCGCTGGTGTTCTGTATTCTTGCACGACGGCTCCGGAGTAACAACGACATATTCATTCTCGGTGTCGGATTTGTCTTTGCCCTGACGGGGATCTGTTCGCATTTCCATTGTTCGCTGATTCTCTCCAATATGGTCTTCGGCATGATGATCACCAACACGCAGCCGCACACCTTTACCACGCGGTTCGGCAATGAGATCTCCCGGTTCATGCCGCTGCTCTTTGTGCTTTTCTTTGCCCTTGCCGGAGCACATCTGCACCTGCACGCTCTTGGGCGACTGGGTCTTTTGGGACTGGTTTATATGGTGGCCCGGTCGGCCGGCTTGATTCTCGGTTCCCGCCTCGGCGCAACGGTAGGAAAGGTCGATGAAAAAATAAAAAAATATATCGGCCTCGGTATTTTATCGCAGGCGGGAGTGGCCATCGGCTTGTCGCTAATTGTCAAAAATGAGTTTGCCGGTCTGGGGCCTGTGGTCGCGACGGCGGGAGATCAGATCATCACCAGAGGAGATCAGATAGGAACAACGGTCATCACGACGATAACGGCAACCTGCATTGTATTTGAACTGATCGGCCCAATCCTTACCAGACATGCACTCTCGAAGGCAAAGGAAATTCAGATTGACTCCACGACCTCTCGCTGAATCGACATTGTCGGCATATCACTCGCTTATCTTCACGGTTAACTGCTTTGTCCCGATATTGCCGGCAATGTCTTCAGCGGTAATGGTATACACATTGGTTCCCCGGGGAACTGCAATGGTTCCGCTGAAGGTGAAATCCTTGTTGTCATCGAGCACAAGCCCCACACCGGGGCCTTCGATCCGGCAGTACTTGAATATCTCCGGTAAATAATCATCGATTTTAGCATCCAGCTCGATTTCAATATTCAGTTCCGACATGGTAACATTGCGCGGCATCGGCGGAAGATCATTAACGACATAGGGGTTTTCGAATGGCTCGATAATATCGATGAGCAAGGGACCGGGAAGATAATAGGTTTTTCCGTTCAGTACATTCGAGATATTGCCGGCCTTATCGACAGCCTTGATTGAATATTCGTTTTTCCCTTCTTCGAACGCGAACATCTCCTTGTCGCCACTTGACAAGACATATTCCTCCCGCGATCCGTTGTTTTCGGCCGTCACGGTAATCTGTTCGTCGGGGGTGCGGTCCAGTACCTGGAGTGAGTATTGCCCGATTCTGGTGGCCTGCTGACCATGCCCCTGCATGATAAGTGTCGGGACACTGGTGTTGATCTGTGGCGATTCGTCGTCAATTGTCACCTGCATCGTGACCATCTTTTCATCGATCCCGTCATCGGCAACAATTTCGAGGGTGTATTCCCCGATATCGGCTTCGGTAAGCGGTATCTCGTTCGATATAATCCCACTGGGAGATACCGTCGCGCGCCGTCCGTTAATCTCGACAATGACATCTCTTCCCGAACTCGTCTTGCCGTTGATTCGAATCACCCGCTGCCTGATTACCTGTCCATCGGTAGGAGAGTTGATTGCAAGCATCAATTCTTCGGTTTCCGGTTCGTAGGTCACGCCCCGTTCGATTGATACCTCTTCATTATCGAGACTTGCAACAATCTCCAAAGGGTAATCCTGGGGTTCGTCGGGTATGGGAATTCTGTAGGAGAACGCGCCGGAACCGTCGACGGGAACCCGCGCTCCGTTTACCTCGATTTTTGCTCCGGGAGTTGTAGTCCCCATAACAGGAATCATAGGTTTCTCAACGACATCGCCGTCCTTTGGTGATGCAACATTTAAAATTAATCCGGCATTCTTTTTATACGTTACCAGAAAGGTCCGTTCGGTAGCACCGCCCCAGTCATCCCAGGCTTTCACTGTAATCCGGTTCGGCCCGGGTTCAAGCTCAACACTGCTTGCGCCTTCAGTTCCATTAATCGAATAGCTCGCGCCTTCACTAATTTCGATTTCAACCGGCAATTCAGGAGAAATAACTTCCATATTCTCGACAATGTTCGAGACATTGAGAACAAGCGCCGGTTGATACCGGACCGTAATCTCCTTTGACCGGGCATCGTCATCTGATGTCGCCGTGATAGAAATCACATTGTTTCCAAGGTCAAGATCGACCATGGTGTTAAAACCGCCGCTGCCGTCAAGAGCGACCTCCTTGCCGTTGATTGTAACCACGGCGCCCTTTACTGCCGTTCCCTTGACTGAAAGTGGTGTTTCTTTAACCACCATGTTCTCCTGGGGTGAGAGAACATTCAGCAGCCCGGCCCGGCCTCCGGAGGTCGAGTCTTGGGCCTCACCCGTTTCTATGGTGTCAATAGTCGTTGTGTCCTGACCGGCCGTATCGATATCAGCCGAATCGGTGATAGCGGAATCGGTCCGGGTAGTATCGACCGCCAACGAATCAACATCTGATGTATCGGTGGAAGTCGAATCTGCCGTTGTATCGGTGATCGCTTCCAGCTCCGGAACGATTTCTTCGGCTTTCTGAGCGGCCTTGTCATCGACTTTTTCTATATTTACCTCGGAGCTGTTCTCTTTGATCACCGCTCTGGTCTTTGTTGAAACGGGTACCGCTTTTTGTGCTCCCCGTGCTTTGACCATGACCAGTCCTTCATAAACATCGATCGAGGTTTCTCCCTTTCCAACACTGATACCAAGTTTTGTTCCCCTAATCGATGCAACGGCGGTTGGCGTTTCAAAATCAAAGGTTGATTTTTTATTGGTCATTTTCTTTACATTGGCCCATATTTTACCGGTAGCAACTTTCACACTGGAATTGTTCGATTGTGCTTTCTGATCCATAAGGGCTTTGGACAGGGTTACCACGCTGTTTTCGCCGACCTTGATAATGGTCCCCGACTTGAACTGAAGCTCTGCGCTTGATTCAACATAGGTCCGAATGTCCCATCCCATTCTGACCGGCATTCCCACCCGTCCGGGACGCCATTTGGGTGCGCCCTTGGAACGGACCTCAACTTTTCCGATCATGCTCTTTATCCGCACCGCCTGGTGACCTGATTGCTGTGCATAGCCGCTCCCGTAAAACGTGGCAAGCAGTAAGAGTGTCAATAATGTCCATCGGTTACACAATCGTTTCATTGAAATCCTCCGTAACGCAGAAGGGTATAGGTAATGGTTTGTATTCATATCATTGTCCCAATTAAAAGGGGATGATTCCGGAAGGGCCTGGGCGGCCCTTGCACCCAGCTCGGAAAATGCTCTTGTGGGTAGCCCAACCCCCGGGCTTCGCCCGCCCCCATACTTGGGGGGAGGGGCTCAGAGATGAGCCTCACCATTCTTTCCTTTCTCTTCGTTGTCTCGAATCTTCTCCCCTTGTCATCCGTCATTCTTGTTGTCGTTTGTCGCTTTTTATTTCAACCTCAGCTTTATGCTCTACCTGATCATAGTCAATCGTTTAACATCTTTAAATTTCCCTGCTGTTATGGAACAGAAATAGGCGCCTGAGGCAACGATTCTTCCCGCATTACTCTTTCCGAACCAGGTAACTTTATAGTTTCCCGGTTTATGGTTCCGGTTGACCAGCGTACGGACTACCCGGCCCCGGGCGTCGAATATGCGTATCGATACATGATAGGCGTCGGTATTCATCATTCCGTTCTTATTCCACCGGTAAGGGATCGTATATTTCAAGTTGACAATAGGGTTGAACGGATTGGGATAGGGCGATGCCATGTTGAATTGCATGGGGAACCGTTCCAGAAAGTTTTTGTCCTGCGATGCAAAGACATTCAGGTATTCGGTTTCTTGGGCGCCGCCGAGTTCGATACTCTGCTTATCGGTGATTTGAAAACCCGAATCGGGGCGGACCACGAAAAGATAGACACCGGAGAGATTGTCGACTCCCCGCCAGTTAATCTTCACCGGTTCATCACCGGGAGCAATACCGATATGGAAAACATTCTCATCTCTCCAGAACCGCCGGATATCGCTGGCGTATTCGGTAATCGGCTGTTTCCAGTCTTCGTGGGAGAAGAACAGGTAACGGCGATTCCCCATGCTTGGCGGCTCCGGACGGTCGAGATGGTCGTGGCCATTGAATGCCTGTTCGCTGAATCCAAGGGTATTGTCGGCATCCCGTGACCGCATACCGGACAGCCCGACCTGAACCCGCCATTCGACTTTGCCGACATAGAAAGTCTTTGCCTTTTTCGCAAGCGATCGAGTGGTAAACGCCGGGGTGTTGTCGATAGTAAGGCGTTGCGATGAATCCGCAAGCATCCAGTAACCCTGCCAGGGTTCCAGGACATTCCCGGCTTCCACAAAGTCCTGTGTTGCAGGCTCCCATTTCCATAAGGTCGAGCCGTGGTCCCATCTTACCGGATAGGTATAGGGACAACCGATCTGGTTCCAACCGTATTTATCCTTGCTGATTAAGACAGTCAATGGAGTATCGACCGGCTCCGGCCTGGTAAGCGATGATACCACCGAACCGGAATCGTCGGTATATGTTCCGGCAAGTGAAACGTTCGATGGATTGACCGATTTCCGCCAGTAACCTTTACCCGCCTCAACCGAGGCGATCTCCTTTGAAGGTTTATAATAGTTGTAGATATCACGGGGCATCGATGATTCATCCCAGGTTGCGAGGTAGCCGCCGGCTTTGATACTGTCGGCATTATAGCCTGCTGAGGGGATACTGATCATGTGCCATCCGGTGGTATCGTAGAAACGGTGACTGGTTGCTCCTGTTACGGTAAAAGTCTCCCCTACCGGTGTGGAATCGATCAGGTTGTCGGAATCGACGGCGTAGGATGAGAATACATAGTTGCCGTCATATAAGGGATAATACTCATAAGTACCCGAGACATTTTTCTTGGGCATAACTTCTGTGGAATCATTCAAAGAAACCATGCTTGTCACAAAGGTGAAAACCGAATCGTAGTCGTCTTTTGCCGTAACGGTAAATCGAGCCGCACCATATTTCACTGCTTTTGATTGCAGTACCGTCGTGGGCGGGTCGTTTCTGTCGATGACTGTTACGACAAAGGTGTCGAGGGCAATGCCGCCGCGGACATCAGAACATTTCACGACAACGGTATTTTTACCGACATCTTCGTCCCCCGGGGTCCAGGAGAGTGTTGCGGCATTAATTGTCAATGTCGAGGGGCCGCCTGCTATACCGAAGGTTATTTCATCGGCATTGGGATCGTGGGCCGAGAGTGAGTGGTTCCAGATATCGTCTTCATACACCGAGGTATCGGGAGACGCCACAAGTATTGGCGGAATGTTTTTGATTTCCACGCTGTCGTGGTTCCAGGCCGACCTGTTTCCGGCAGCGTCTTCGAGAACCGTTGCAAAATACCAGTATCCGGGCGCCGAGGTATTGGGGACAATAAAGGTCGTGTCGGTATACTCCCGGATAAAGCCGCTTGTGAGGTCGGTCACTTTCGAACCTGCGTTCCAGGCAATATATATCCGGTCGGCGTCGCCGAGGAGAGTAGAGTCGGTGGTGAGGGTGCATGCGATTGCGCTGTCACCGACAGTGGCAAGCGAGACGTTCAGCTTATTGACCGGTGCAATGCAGTCGCCGAGGGTAACCGTATCGGCGGCGCCCGGCGACCAGTTGCCGTCGGTATCGCGGACAAAAACAGCCAGATAGAGTTGCGCGCCGTTGGTCGGGCTTACCGCCGGTTCGGCCGTCGTGCTCGAAACGTCGACAGTGGTAATAATCTCTCCGGCGCCGGGGGCGGTGGGTGCTGCGGTCAGGGATGCACACACCTGCGTGCTCTCGGCATCATTACTCGATGACGGTATCCAGGAGACAGTGACGGATGAACAGCTTGACGCCGTGGTGGTGAGACCGGTTGCCGGCTCAGGCCGGATGTTGATGTTGTACTGTGCCGTGGAGATATAGCTTGCCGCCAGGCCCGGTTTGAATGCCTTCGCTTTCAGGGTTGTTGAACCGTCAACGGTGACAGGGCCTTCATAGAGGGTCGATGACTCGTCGGGATCGGTGCCGTCGGTGGTATAGTAGA
This window harbors:
- a CDS encoding MBL fold metallo-hydrolase; this translates as MNMKVLFDKDTQESDYRTGWGISFLINETVLFDASENGEWLLHNMQAMNVDIDAIDSVVISHDHWDHTGGLGSFLEKKPSCTVYGCSGFSDRFRQNVRKYGTNLIEPAGSTHIAENIFVSGEIIGTYKNAPISEQALVIQGNDGISVVTGCAHPGITTMIRTIADSFQQKEIALAAGGFHCMQKETHEITGIINELHDLGVCKVGPTHCSGNEAQRLFKDAWGDNYVSFRVGESITI
- a CDS encoding helix-turn-helix domain-containing protein — translated: MAPSPRDEIMTMKEVAEYLKVSVRTVHEWTLNRKIPSGKIGTSWRYKRSEIERWVDERLVHNWKPVIPPSIKTEKIFSPSRILFIDSITKADALNELIDVLSTAEEIAGKDELAQEIFHREHLMSTAIGLGVAVPHVRLQSVSNLVAAVGISTHDITDYESLDDKSIRIIVMVAGGKEQHSQYLRLLAYLSSLLKRRTIRDKLLNAGDVDSIYRIIISKERSNPKKKAKGKR